The proteins below are encoded in one region of Planctopirus limnophila DSM 3776:
- a CDS encoding DUF4112 domain-containing protein produces the protein MPYNSVLSQPGLLKDFHIRAGHAVNPAKPPLHTPVILPKGQKLSSLPEADADVDATQTLNSVDLDRLLTIQKWARLLDARFTIPGTSIRYGWDSIIGLVPWAGDLLTGLVGAWLVYLAYRVGLPRWLLLQMSANIVLDFAAGSIPVVGDLFDLAFKAHIRNAILVENYVKTQQAEL, from the coding sequence ATGCCTTACAATTCTGTTCTGTCACAACCGGGGTTGTTGAAAGACTTCCACATCAGAGCAGGGCATGCTGTGAATCCAGCCAAACCACCACTCCATACACCGGTGATCCTCCCGAAGGGACAGAAGTTGTCCTCTCTTCCAGAGGCCGATGCCGATGTTGACGCCACACAAACACTGAATTCCGTCGATCTGGATCGTCTCCTGACGATTCAAAAGTGGGCTCGTTTACTCGATGCTCGTTTCACTATTCCCGGCACCAGCATTCGCTATGGCTGGGATTCCATCATTGGCCTGGTTCCGTGGGCAGGGGATTTACTGACCGGGCTGGTCGGAGCATGGCTGGTATATCTGGCCTATCGAGTGGGTCTCCCTCGATGGCTGTTGCTGCAGATGTCGGCCAACATTGTTCTCGATTTCGCAGCCGGGAGCATTCCCGTTGTGGGAGATCTCTTCGATCTTGCCTTCAAAGCCCACATCCGCAATGCCATTCTGGTCGAGAATTACGTCAAAACCCAGCAAGCCGAACTGTAA
- a CDS encoding pilus assembly FimT family protein, protein MFAKYVILPIGRQPVQRISERRGFTLIELLVVISILVTLLVITATMVRLSLDGDKVRAGARQIQSFLNGARDRAIYAKAPVGVRFIKSPNNDRTITSMVYIQPGELWSDGTIELRRDESNLTSTDVRVVAEAAGTNWSNLISRQRFPNDIRIRIPKGSQGTWYRATLDTSAGQIRLRLTTPFRLPAETPSGTLEAFAAGRDGVTTYDLQLDPVPFVGQKPVFLPAGVVVHLDRCSRNIDNLATASARGNILPTAWRDGSVNPPRYSNQIDIMFSPSGTVIGQAATAGLLHLYVGTQKDADLDRLAWESGSAAELEDSENRGDKYFVSVATRTGAVSVHELGYGAGSDRLLYAETGEGAGK, encoded by the coding sequence ATGTTTGCTAAATACGTAATATTGCCGATCGGTCGCCAGCCGGTTCAGAGAATCTCTGAGCGACGCGGCTTTACGCTGATCGAACTGCTGGTTGTGATCTCGATTCTGGTCACGCTCCTGGTCATCACTGCGACGATGGTGCGACTGAGCCTCGATGGTGACAAAGTCCGCGCAGGTGCCAGGCAGATACAGTCGTTCCTCAATGGTGCGCGTGACCGAGCCATTTATGCTAAAGCACCCGTGGGTGTCCGTTTCATCAAGAGTCCGAATAATGACCGCACGATTACAAGTATGGTGTATATCCAACCTGGTGAGCTATGGTCGGATGGAACGATTGAATTGCGACGGGATGAATCGAACCTGACTTCGACCGATGTTCGAGTGGTGGCTGAAGCGGCAGGAACGAACTGGTCCAATCTCATTTCTCGCCAGCGATTTCCTAATGACATTCGCATTCGGATTCCTAAAGGAAGCCAGGGGACGTGGTATCGAGCAACCTTGGATACCAGTGCCGGCCAGATTCGTTTACGGCTCACAACTCCCTTCCGTTTACCAGCAGAAACACCTTCAGGAACACTTGAGGCCTTCGCTGCAGGCCGGGATGGTGTCACAACCTATGACCTGCAACTCGATCCGGTACCGTTTGTGGGTCAGAAGCCCGTCTTTCTGCCCGCAGGTGTGGTCGTGCATCTCGATCGATGCTCCCGGAATATCGACAATCTCGCGACAGCTTCTGCCAGGGGAAATATTCTACCGACCGCCTGGCGAGATGGCTCAGTCAATCCCCCTCGCTATAGCAACCAGATTGACATCATGTTCTCGCCCAGTGGCACCGTCATTGGTCAGGCCGCCACAGCGGGTTTACTACATCTCTACGTTGGAACACAAAAAGATGCCGATCTGGATCGACTGGCTTGGGAAAGCGGCTCTGCTGCCGAACTGGAAGACAGCGAAAACCGAGGCGATAAGTACTTTGTCAGTGTGGCAACTCGCACGGGAGCAGTTTCTGTGCATGAATTGGGATACGGAGCAGGGAGTGATCGCTTGCTGTATGCCGAAACTGGTGAAGGAGCCGGTAAATGA
- a CDS encoding phage holin family protein — MNEREPVPASRGNFRNNEQPPTLITIVHECLKLADLQLQLFQMDIVEFWKRSQLALGLFSLGSALLLGSLPIALMAIAAWLKTTVGLSQEASLACTAAMGVIIAVTTLAWAVMRLQRAIEPLASNQEEFRANLQWMRHLLHQDESNDSTGP; from the coding sequence ATGAATGAACGCGAGCCGGTACCTGCCAGCCGCGGCAATTTCAGAAACAATGAGCAGCCACCGACACTCATCACCATCGTTCACGAGTGTCTCAAACTGGCCGATCTTCAACTACAACTTTTCCAGATGGACATTGTTGAGTTCTGGAAGAGATCGCAACTGGCACTGGGACTGTTTTCACTAGGTAGTGCACTACTCCTGGGAAGTTTACCCATCGCACTGATGGCGATAGCTGCCTGGCTGAAAACGACTGTCGGCTTATCCCAAGAAGCGTCTCTAGCTTGCACAGCCGCCATGGGTGTGATCATCGCAGTCACAACATTGGCGTGGGCTGTGATGAGATTACAGCGTGCCATTGAACCACTCGCCAGTAATCAGGAGGAGTTCCGAGCTAATCTCCAATGGATGAGACATCTATTACACCAGGATGAGAGCAACGACTCAACAGGCCCCTAA
- a CDS encoding GspE/PulE family protein has product MAQRKLGQILVDLGYISEDQLWDVLEEQKRSPGEIIGQVAIRMGLVTEAQVTEALAEQWGMPVVNLGETTIPPRAIEMVPQTMAELYKIMPISLKDNVLTVAMADPQNVAALDDLRNFLGAEVRGAISNLKDVEAAIARYYADKQDSIEDLITSMEESYGGTGGQNSREYNLDEAELADAAPIRKLLNMILLLAIKDQASDIHFEPFEDEFKVRVKADGMLYEMVPPPRHLANAIVSRIKIMSDLDIAERRLPQDGRIELNVGGNSVDLRVSILPTLFGEAVVMRVLDRTVVQLDLNKIGMDANTLTRFRSMIKRPNGIVLVTGPTGSGKTTTLYSALNELNDVETKIITTEDPIEYEIEGLLQVPVNHDIGVTFATVLRAILRHDPDTILVGEIRDYETAEVSVQSALTGHLVFSTLHTNDAPSAITRLRDMGVPPFLITACVEAVLAQRLVRRICTECRTKFDPSDELLMELQLPIQQARKYNFYYGKGCQRCNNSGYKGRCGIYELLDVTDDIRDLIAASASVDDIRNFARSQGMTTLREAGLKLIFDGVTTIDEIVRETITEDGEG; this is encoded by the coding sequence ATGGCACAGCGTAAACTCGGACAGATTCTGGTCGACCTGGGGTACATTTCAGAGGATCAACTCTGGGATGTGCTGGAGGAGCAGAAGCGCAGTCCGGGGGAGATCATCGGCCAGGTAGCGATCCGCATGGGTCTGGTGACCGAAGCACAGGTCACAGAAGCTCTGGCGGAACAATGGGGGATGCCAGTCGTCAATCTGGGAGAAACAACAATCCCACCCCGCGCCATTGAAATGGTGCCCCAGACGATGGCTGAACTTTACAAGATCATGCCCATTTCTCTGAAGGATAATGTGCTGACAGTCGCCATGGCTGACCCGCAGAATGTGGCGGCCCTGGATGATTTGAGGAATTTTCTGGGAGCCGAAGTCCGCGGTGCGATTTCGAACTTGAAGGATGTCGAAGCGGCTATTGCCCGTTACTACGCCGACAAGCAGGATAGTATTGAAGATCTGATTACCTCGATGGAGGAATCTTATGGAGGGACCGGCGGCCAGAATAGCCGTGAATATAATCTCGATGAAGCCGAGCTGGCTGATGCCGCACCGATTCGTAAGCTGCTGAACATGATTCTGCTGCTGGCCATTAAGGATCAGGCCAGCGACATTCACTTTGAACCGTTTGAAGACGAGTTCAAGGTGCGTGTGAAAGCGGACGGGATGCTCTATGAAATGGTGCCACCCCCTCGTCACCTGGCGAATGCCATTGTCAGTCGTATCAAGATTATGAGTGATCTGGATATTGCTGAACGTCGGCTCCCCCAGGACGGTCGAATTGAGCTGAACGTGGGTGGGAACAGTGTGGACTTGCGAGTCAGTATTCTGCCCACACTGTTTGGCGAAGCGGTCGTTATGCGAGTGCTGGACCGAACGGTCGTGCAGCTCGATCTGAATAAAATCGGGATGGACGCCAATACGCTGACACGCTTTCGCAGCATGATCAAGCGGCCGAACGGCATTGTGCTGGTGACGGGACCGACAGGTTCTGGCAAGACGACCACGCTGTATTCGGCTTTAAATGAACTCAATGACGTTGAAACCAAGATCATTACGACAGAAGACCCGATTGAATACGAAATCGAGGGCCTGCTGCAGGTGCCTGTGAACCATGATATCGGGGTGACTTTCGCGACGGTGCTGCGAGCGATTTTGCGTCACGATCCTGACACGATTCTGGTGGGTGAGATTCGCGACTACGAAACGGCTGAAGTTTCAGTTCAATCCGCACTTACGGGGCACCTGGTCTTCAGTACGCTGCATACCAACGATGCCCCATCGGCGATTACTCGATTGCGGGATATGGGTGTCCCACCCTTCCTGATTACGGCTTGTGTTGAAGCAGTACTGGCTCAGCGGCTGGTGCGACGAATCTGTACAGAATGCCGCACGAAGTTTGATCCCAGTGATGAATTGCTGATGGAGTTGCAACTGCCGATTCAGCAGGCTCGTAAATATAATTTCTACTACGGCAAAGGTTGCCAGCGTTGTAACAACTCTGGCTATAAAGGCCGTTGCGGAATTTACGAACTGCTGGATGTCACAGACGATATTCGCGATCTGATTGCCGCGAGTGCTTCTGTGGACGACATCCGTAATTTTGCCCGCTCGCAGGGGATGACCACTTTGCGAGAGGCCGGATTGAAGCTGATTTTTGACGGTGTGACCACGATTGATGAAATTGTGAGGGAAACAATTACGGAAGATGGCGAAGGCTAA
- a CDS encoding type II secretion system F family protein, producing the protein MPTFMYEAMDNKGMEVKDTIEAATEQEAQSKIRERGFYVTKISEKGRTKKKKDTSPAKDGKKKPNARKKGTFTIGGVGAKQLCTFTRQLSTLQDAGLPILRSLRILEVQAKPGALKNSLMGVIEDIESGSTLSEAMGKQPKAFDNLYVNMVRAGEAGGALEVILQRLAEFKERQQSLKRKVQGAMIYPAAVITVATLIVGFIMYWIIPKFKKIFDDFGTKLPMMTEVLIGTSSAVVNYWYLGPVIPISIWLLIKIIKKNKTGAFVVDWISLRIPMLGLILKKSIIARTCRTLGTLVASGVPILEALSITRDTAGNAVFVKAFEHVNAAIREGESMAVPLRETKIYDEIVVNMVDVGEETGALDNMLYKVADVYDEEVGVLVEGLINMLEPLMVVVLGLIVGFIVIALFMPLIQLLNDLS; encoded by the coding sequence ATGCCCACCTTCATGTACGAAGCGATGGACAACAAGGGCATGGAAGTCAAGGATACGATTGAAGCCGCCACCGAACAGGAGGCTCAATCGAAGATCCGCGAGCGTGGCTTCTATGTCACCAAGATCTCTGAAAAAGGTCGCACCAAGAAGAAAAAAGACACAAGCCCAGCCAAGGATGGGAAGAAGAAACCCAACGCCCGCAAGAAGGGAACGTTCACGATTGGTGGGGTAGGTGCCAAGCAGCTTTGCACCTTTACACGGCAATTGTCGACACTTCAGGATGCTGGTCTACCCATTCTTCGAAGTCTGCGAATTCTGGAAGTGCAGGCCAAGCCTGGTGCCCTTAAGAACTCCTTGATGGGCGTCATCGAAGATATTGAATCCGGTAGCACTCTATCGGAAGCCATGGGTAAGCAGCCCAAAGCTTTTGATAATCTCTACGTGAACATGGTGAGGGCCGGTGAAGCAGGCGGTGCGTTGGAAGTGATTCTCCAGCGACTCGCAGAATTCAAAGAACGGCAGCAAAGCCTGAAGCGTAAAGTTCAAGGCGCCATGATCTACCCGGCAGCGGTGATCACTGTGGCCACGTTGATCGTGGGCTTCATTATGTACTGGATTATCCCGAAGTTCAAAAAGATCTTCGACGACTTCGGTACGAAACTGCCCATGATGACGGAAGTCTTGATCGGCACCAGTAGTGCGGTCGTGAACTACTGGTACCTGGGGCCCGTCATTCCGATTTCGATCTGGCTGCTGATCAAGATTATCAAAAAGAACAAAACCGGGGCCTTTGTTGTCGACTGGATTTCACTCCGCATTCCCATGCTGGGGCTGATCTTGAAAAAGTCGATTATCGCGAGAACGTGCCGCACGCTGGGAACACTCGTGGCCTCAGGTGTACCGATTCTGGAAGCATTGTCGATTACCCGTGATACCGCTGGAAACGCCGTGTTCGTGAAGGCTTTCGAGCACGTCAATGCGGCTATTCGCGAAGGGGAATCGATGGCTGTTCCTCTCCGAGAAACAAAAATTTACGACGAGATCGTCGTCAATATGGTCGACGTCGGTGAAGAAACGGGAGCACTCGACAACATGCTCTATAAAGTCGCCGATGTCTACGACGAAGAAGTGGGCGTGCTGGTCGAAGGTCTGATCAACATGCTCGAACCACTCATGGTCGTGGTGCTGGGCTTGATTGTGGGCTTCATTGTGATTGCCCTCTTCATGCCTCTGATTCAGTTGCTGAACGACCTGTCCTGA
- a CDS encoding type IV pilus twitching motility protein PilT has product MAFLQIDKLLETVVRERVSDLHITTGQPPVVRVSGHMVRLDTKSLEPEDTVALMKSITPERNQQELQEVGGTDFGFAFGDKARFRVAVFKQRGHIGMVLRRIPNEFLSFEQLGLPPIIRDLIRRPRGLFLVTGPTGSGKTTSLASMINYLNDNDDAHIITLEDPIEYYHQHKKATINQREVGVDVPDFPEALRRALRMDPDIILVGEMRDLATISSAITAAETGHVVFGTLHTTGAQGTVDRIIDVFPTNQQEQIRTQLSTSIIGILSQALLPRKPKGVVAAYELLVVTPAIANLIREAKTYRINSAIQTGRKFGMQLLDDALFNLWKNQICEEDDVVVRSNQPGELKARIARAKKGLLDDEPEDEEDEE; this is encoded by the coding sequence ATGGCTTTTCTGCAAATCGACAAACTGTTGGAAACAGTGGTTCGCGAGCGTGTCAGCGACCTGCACATCACGACTGGGCAGCCTCCCGTGGTACGTGTCAGTGGTCACATGGTCCGGCTGGATACCAAATCATTGGAGCCTGAAGACACAGTCGCTCTCATGAAAAGTATCACGCCTGAGCGTAACCAGCAGGAGCTCCAGGAGGTTGGTGGAACTGACTTCGGATTTGCGTTTGGTGATAAGGCTCGATTTCGTGTGGCTGTGTTCAAGCAGCGCGGCCACATCGGGATGGTGCTGCGGCGTATTCCGAATGAGTTTCTTTCGTTCGAACAACTCGGATTGCCCCCGATCATTCGAGATCTGATCCGCAGGCCGCGAGGTTTGTTTCTGGTGACCGGGCCGACCGGTTCGGGCAAAACCACCTCTCTGGCCAGTATGATCAACTACCTGAATGACAATGATGATGCGCACATCATCACACTGGAAGATCCGATCGAGTATTACCATCAGCATAAAAAGGCGACGATCAATCAGCGGGAAGTCGGTGTGGATGTACCTGATTTTCCAGAAGCACTCCGACGTGCGCTGCGTATGGATCCGGACATTATTCTCGTGGGGGAAATGCGTGACCTGGCGACGATTTCGTCTGCGATTACCGCAGCCGAAACAGGCCACGTGGTTTTTGGAACTTTGCACACTACCGGTGCTCAGGGAACTGTGGATCGAATTATCGACGTGTTTCCGACCAACCAGCAGGAGCAGATTCGAACCCAGCTCTCGACTTCGATTATCGGGATTCTTTCACAAGCGCTGTTGCCGCGAAAACCCAAGGGTGTGGTGGCAGCTTATGAACTTCTCGTGGTGACGCCTGCGATCGCGAACCTGATTCGTGAAGCAAAGACTTACCGAATTAACTCGGCCATTCAGACAGGCCGCAAGTTCGGGATGCAGCTTCTGGACGATGCGCTCTTCAATCTGTGGAAAAACCAGATCTGCGAAGAAGATGACGTGGTGGTTCGATCCAATCAGCCTGGCGAATTGAAAGCCCGTATTGCCCGGGCCAAGAAGGGATTGCTGGATGATGAACCTGAAGACGAAGAGGACGAGGAATAA
- a CDS encoding GspE/PulE family protein, producing the protein MADDYLRKLIKDGLISKDQLGEAEDLGRSMGISISDALIKLGYVGASELGQRQAAAFGYQYVSLDGMEISSGVIGLLPESVARENIVIPLAMDDDRLKIAISDPMNYEVLDKLRFLLNRDIDLAVASKESIQNAINRHYGQSETESVDSILLEFTETAIDFTATDIPSSAATTAEENAPIVRLANLIVSEAVNMRASDIHIEPFEDKVRVRYRIDGVLVERDSPPKRLHSALISRFKIMGNMDIAEKRRPQDGRIKTRINGQDFDLRVSILPTGFGQAIVMRILDRNNIKVGIRSLGLSDENYRRFNNTIRRPNGIFLVTGPTGSGKTTTLYSALGEMNRPDKKIITAEDPVEYYLPGINQVEVKADIGLNFARIIRAMLRQAPNIILVGEIRDAETAQMAIQASLTGHLVFSTLHTNDAPSSITRLIDMGVEPFLVASSIVAIMAQRLVRTVCPKCKEPYAPDPSEIAHFALTPEQVAGANFMRGKGCNHCQQSGYRGRAAVFELMMMNSTLREMTFKGEPSQSLRRQARLFGMKTLVEDAVDKALIGKSTLLEAYKLDKGSGH; encoded by the coding sequence ATGGCGGATGATTACCTTCGCAAACTGATCAAGGATGGTCTCATCAGTAAGGATCAGCTTGGTGAAGCAGAGGACCTCGGCCGCAGTATGGGGATCTCGATTTCTGACGCCCTCATTAAACTGGGGTACGTGGGAGCGAGCGAGTTGGGCCAGAGGCAGGCCGCCGCTTTCGGCTACCAGTATGTCAGTCTGGACGGGATGGAGATCTCCAGTGGTGTGATCGGGCTGCTTCCCGAATCGGTTGCTCGCGAAAACATCGTGATCCCGCTGGCGATGGACGACGACCGGCTGAAGATCGCGATCAGCGACCCGATGAACTATGAGGTGCTTGATAAACTCCGATTTCTGCTGAACCGTGATATCGATCTGGCAGTGGCCTCGAAAGAATCGATTCAAAATGCCATCAATCGGCATTATGGCCAGAGTGAAACGGAATCTGTCGATTCGATTCTGCTGGAGTTCACCGAAACAGCCATTGATTTTACGGCGACGGATATTCCTTCATCGGCTGCCACGACTGCGGAGGAGAATGCCCCGATTGTCCGCCTGGCAAATCTGATTGTCAGTGAAGCCGTGAACATGCGTGCCTCCGACATTCATATTGAGCCTTTTGAAGACAAGGTGCGTGTTCGCTACCGAATTGACGGAGTGCTGGTCGAACGAGACAGCCCCCCCAAGCGGCTGCATTCGGCACTGATTTCCCGTTTCAAGATTATGGGAAATATGGATATTGCCGAGAAGCGGCGGCCCCAGGACGGACGCATCAAGACCCGCATCAACGGCCAGGACTTTGACCTGCGAGTCAGCATTCTCCCCACTGGTTTTGGCCAGGCCATCGTGATGCGAATCCTCGATCGCAACAATATTAAAGTGGGGATCCGCAGCCTGGGGTTGTCGGACGAGAATTACCGCAGGTTCAACAACACGATTCGACGTCCGAACGGAATCTTCCTGGTGACAGGGCCCACCGGTTCCGGGAAGACCACCACTTTGTACAGTGCCCTGGGCGAAATGAACCGGCCGGACAAAAAGATCATCACGGCTGAAGACCCTGTCGAGTATTACCTGCCCGGAATCAATCAGGTCGAAGTGAAGGCCGACATTGGATTGAACTTTGCACGCATTATTCGTGCGATGTTGCGGCAAGCTCCGAACATCATTCTGGTGGGGGAAATTCGAGATGCCGAGACCGCTCAGATGGCAATTCAGGCTTCTTTAACTGGACACCTGGTTTTCAGTACTCTTCACACGAACGACGCACCCAGTTCTATTACACGTCTGATTGACATGGGGGTCGAGCCATTTCTGGTGGCATCGTCGATTGTGGCCATTATGGCGCAGCGACTGGTGCGTACCGTCTGTCCGAAGTGCAAAGAACCTTATGCACCCGACCCCAGCGAAATTGCACACTTTGCCCTGACACCAGAACAGGTTGCAGGAGCGAACTTTATGCGAGGCAAGGGTTGTAATCACTGCCAGCAATCAGGTTATCGAGGTCGAGCCGCTGTGTTCGAGCTGATGATGATGAACTCCACATTGCGTGAAATGACATTTAAAGGGGAACCTTCCCAGTCACTGCGGAGACAGGCGCGACTGTTCGGCATGAAGACGCTGGTCGAAGATGCCGTCGACAAGGCCTTGATCGGAAAGTCAACGCTGCTTGAGGCTTACAAGCTTGACAAGGGGAGCGGACACTAG
- a CDS encoding alpha-amylase family glycosyl hydrolase — translation MVPANVSVENRVSVENQASKPSETAPHHAGMGAILTQQGVAFRVWAPHAEAVSVVGDFNDWQETRHPLSQEYREQLEDHEQAGTAPESVASGFWYGEVTGLSVGAEYLYALKLGEKWMTRIDPYAKEVTNSVGHAVVTDPHFDWQNDAFELPPRNELIIYEMHIGTFAKDAGDGQPGTLSSAIRQLDHLRRTGVNCVEIMPLAEFAGDFSWGYNPAHIFAVESSYGGPKAFKEFVREAHQRGIGVILDVVYNHFGPSDLSLWQFDGWNENQLGGIYFYNDWRAETPWGSTRPDYGRPEVRQYLCDNALHWLEDFHCDGLRFDMTLYIRSVRGDGDPGGDLPDGWSLTQWINREIHARHPQALTIAEDLHNKDDLTAPVERGGAAFSAQWDARFVHPVREVLIEPDDDDRSLDSIKGAIFATFNGDPFERVIYTESHDEVANGKARIPSEVMPLETRNWFAQKRATLGLALVMTTPGIPMVFQGQEFLEDGWFRDDVPLDWDKAIELKGILRLFRDLCHLRLNNKGVSRGLTGSGLALLYEDHTAKTLVFHRWHTPAPHDDIVVILNFYREPRQVEFNFPNAATWQLELNSDARIYSPEFANTPCIDQLNLQDEATNPAHHVSLEVGPYSALIFSRQT, via the coding sequence ATGGTTCCAGCGAACGTCTCTGTTGAAAATCGTGTATCGGTTGAAAATCAGGCATCGAAACCATCAGAAACGGCTCCTCATCATGCGGGCATGGGGGCGATTCTTACACAACAAGGTGTGGCCTTCCGTGTTTGGGCACCACACGCCGAGGCCGTCTCTGTGGTGGGAGACTTCAACGACTGGCAGGAGACTCGACATCCACTTTCCCAGGAGTACCGCGAGCAATTGGAAGATCATGAGCAGGCAGGAACTGCTCCAGAATCTGTCGCAAGTGGTTTCTGGTACGGCGAAGTCACAGGGCTCAGTGTCGGTGCAGAGTATTTGTACGCCTTAAAACTTGGCGAGAAGTGGATGACGCGCATTGACCCCTACGCGAAAGAGGTCACGAATTCCGTGGGTCACGCCGTCGTGACAGATCCTCATTTTGACTGGCAGAACGATGCCTTCGAACTGCCACCCAGGAACGAACTTATCATTTATGAGATGCATATTGGCACCTTCGCCAAAGATGCCGGCGATGGCCAGCCTGGAACACTTTCTTCAGCAATTCGCCAGCTCGATCATCTCAGACGCACGGGTGTAAACTGTGTCGAAATCATGCCTCTGGCAGAATTCGCTGGCGATTTCTCCTGGGGTTACAATCCTGCTCACATTTTCGCTGTCGAGTCGAGTTATGGCGGGCCGAAAGCCTTTAAGGAGTTCGTTCGCGAAGCTCATCAAAGAGGCATCGGGGTCATTCTTGATGTTGTCTACAATCACTTCGGTCCATCTGATCTGAGTCTATGGCAATTCGATGGCTGGAATGAAAATCAACTCGGCGGTATCTACTTCTATAACGACTGGCGAGCTGAAACTCCCTGGGGCAGCACCCGCCCGGATTACGGCCGACCCGAGGTTCGACAATACCTGTGTGATAATGCACTCCACTGGCTTGAAGACTTTCATTGCGATGGCCTCCGCTTTGATATGACGTTATATATTCGCAGTGTGCGTGGCGATGGCGACCCCGGCGGTGATCTCCCTGATGGGTGGTCTCTAACGCAGTGGATCAATCGCGAAATCCATGCGCGCCATCCCCAGGCCCTGACAATCGCGGAAGATCTTCACAATAAAGATGATCTGACAGCACCCGTCGAACGAGGCGGAGCTGCCTTCTCCGCGCAGTGGGATGCCAGGTTTGTTCATCCAGTACGAGAAGTCCTGATTGAACCCGATGATGATGACCGTTCACTCGATTCCATTAAGGGGGCCATCTTCGCCACTTTCAACGGCGACCCATTTGAACGTGTCATCTATACCGAATCTCACGATGAGGTAGCAAACGGCAAAGCCCGCATCCCTTCAGAAGTCATGCCGCTCGAAACTCGCAACTGGTTTGCCCAGAAGCGCGCCACTTTAGGCCTCGCCCTGGTCATGACAACCCCCGGAATTCCAATGGTCTTTCAAGGACAGGAATTTCTGGAAGACGGCTGGTTCCGCGACGACGTGCCACTCGACTGGGATAAAGCTATTGAACTCAAAGGAATTCTCCGGCTATTCCGGGATCTTTGCCACTTGAGACTCAATAACAAAGGCGTCTCTCGCGGATTGACAGGTTCAGGACTTGCACTGCTATATGAAGACCACACCGCTAAAACATTAGTATTCCACCGCTGGCATACACCAGCCCCACACGACGATATAGTAGTGATCCTCAATTTTTACCGCGAACCCCGGCAGGTCGAGTTCAATTTCCCTAATGCAGCGACCTGGCAACTGGAATTGAATTCAGACGCCAGGATTTACAGTCCAGAATTCGCCAATACGCCCTGTATCGATCAGCTGAATCTGCAGGATGAAGCCACCAATCCAGCTCACCATGTTTCGCTCGAAGTCGGCCCTTACTCGGCCTTGATCTTTTCGCGTCAAACGTAG
- a CDS encoding type II secretion system protein yields the protein MFLKTNPYSLRFAGRGCDSSTQSDGGSSGPRAGFTLIELLAVIVVISILIALLLPAINGARRRATIAQVRTEISAIESACVAFEKEYGIHPPSRIVIPQTATLWATPADGGVAPNLYTAQEIRESKAIIRQFWPQFDFAYTAGAPDIDGDGTAGGSAIVLSNAECLAFFLGGLHEKTVEGSTTLWRAIGFSKDPAAPFRRGTGPRTTPYYEHPASRYTDLDGDNLPEIVDPISGQGTPYFYAATTNGKYGILTYGPQGNSANYPILPYAQDKANKSAWNAKSFQIISPGYDQTFGPGGPFQPEVATPLPGYAATDIPSAVWAPGITGAVSVADREAEFDNITNFYSGTLGGR from the coding sequence ATGTTCCTGAAAACCAACCCCTACAGCCTTCGTTTTGCCGGGCGCGGATGCGATTCCAGTACACAGTCAGACGGTGGCTCCTCCGGGCCTCGTGCGGGCTTCACGCTGATTGAATTGCTGGCTGTCATTGTGGTGATCTCGATACTGATCGCTCTCCTCTTGCCTGCCATTAACGGCGCCCGCCGCAGAGCAACCATTGCTCAGGTGCGTACAGAAATCAGTGCAATCGAATCGGCCTGTGTCGCCTTTGAGAAAGAGTATGGAATCCATCCCCCCAGCCGCATTGTCATTCCACAAACAGCGACACTCTGGGCCACTCCGGCGGATGGTGGGGTGGCACCGAATTTGTACACGGCTCAAGAGATTCGCGAGTCCAAAGCCATTATCCGTCAGTTCTGGCCACAGTTTGACTTTGCCTATACCGCTGGTGCTCCGGATATCGATGGCGATGGGACGGCTGGTGGGAGTGCGATTGTGCTCTCGAATGCGGAATGCCTGGCCTTCTTCCTGGGTGGTTTACACGAAAAGACAGTTGAAGGTTCCACCACGTTATGGCGGGCCATTGGTTTTTCCAAAGACCCGGCTGCCCCCTTCCGACGTGGAACTGGCCCGCGCACCACTCCTTACTACGAACATCCTGCAAGTCGCTATACCGATCTTGATGGCGACAATCTGCCAGAAATTGTCGATCCCATCTCAGGGCAGGGTACTCCTTATTTTTACGCAGCCACCACGAATGGTAAGTATGGCATTTTAACTTACGGCCCCCAGGGAAACTCAGCTAACTACCCTATCCTCCCCTATGCACAGGATAAAGCCAATAAGTCAGCCTGGAATGCTAAATCTTTCCAGATCATCTCTCCCGGGTATGACCAGACTTTCGGGCCGGGTGGGCCGTTCCAACCTGAAGTCGCTACACCATTGCCAGGTTACGCTGCCACCGATATTCCTTCTGCTGTCTGGGCACCGGGAATTACCGGGGCTGTGAGTGTGGCAGACCGCGAGGCGGAATTCGATAACATTACCAACTTTTATTCGGGAACACTGGGTGGTCGCTAG